The following are encoded together in the Lathyrus oleraceus cultivar Zhongwan6 chromosome 3, CAAS_Psat_ZW6_1.0, whole genome shotgun sequence genome:
- the LOC127128133 gene encoding probable inactive leucine-rich repeat receptor-like protein kinase At3g03770, which translates to MRYFYFYLYIFVLSLFFSIHSTHQLQFSQTQVLLQLRKYLQYPTSLQVFQSYNDDLCTLTPSQHLSIKCEGNSVTELKIMGDYNNKHGKVSNFNGFAVPNQTLSKTFSIDSFVTTLTRLTSLRVLSLVSLGIWGPLPDKIHRLSLLQVLDLSSNFLFGSIPPKIATLMNLQILTLDRNYFNTTMPDFFEPLCNLSILSFKKNQLKGSFPFSLCKIKNLTDISLAHNELSGALPNLTALSRLHVLDLMENSFHSRLPLMPKSVVTVLLSKNSFAGEIPSQFGELSQLQNLDLSSNRLSGAPPSLLFSLTNISYLNLANNVLSGSIPEKLNCGSKLGFVDISSNMLSGLLPSCLESISDRRVVRFGGNCLSVNSQPQNQNQKHGSYCEESNSGKMKFWRWEIDAAIAIIVLVFLFLLAFGVFLYRKCHSTEIYRHEMLPKIVQDNNSTTGVSFELLVSARYISQKMNLGAQTTTTCRHFSIEELKEITRNFDLSAYIGEGSIGKLYKGKLENGSYVMIRSLALRKKLSIQNLKARLDLLSKLHHPNLVCLLGHCIDGRGKDGISPQKLHLVYEYVQNGDYRTHLLEFSPNKALKWSERLAILIGVAKAVHFLHTGMKPGCFRNQLKTNNILLDEHRFPKLSDYGMSIITEEIENNEVKGEKPKLEDDVYNFGFILFESLAGPIASEKGEAFFLNERASFDSHDGRKRIVDPVVLTSCCQESLSIVISITIKCISTQSLSRPSFEDVLWNLQYAAQVQASADAEHSIS; encoded by the exons ATGAGATATTTCTATTTCTATCTCtatatttttgttctttctttgttTTTCTCCATCCATTCTACTCATCAGCTACAATTCTCTCAAACTCAAGTCCTGTTACAGTTAAGAAAGTATCTTCAATACCCTACCTCCTTACAAGTTTTTCAAAGTTACAATGATGACCTTTGTACCCTTACTCCATCTCAACATTTGAGTATTAAATGTGAGGGAAATTCAGTAACTGAACTCAAAATCATGGGAGACTACAACAATAAACATGGAAAGGTTTCCAATTTCAATGGCTTTGCAGTTCCAAATCAAACACTTTCCAAAACTTTCTCTATTGATTCTTTTGTCACAACACTGACAAGGTTAACAAGTTTAAGAGTACTTAGTTTAGTTTCTTTAGGAATTTGGGGTCCACTTCCTGATAAGATTCATAGGCTTAGTTTGCTTCAAGTTTTGGATTTGAGTTCTAATTTCTTATTTGGTTCCATTCCACCAAAGATAGCTACATTGATGAATCTTCAAATACTAACACTTGATAGAAACTACTTCAACACCACAATGCCTGATTTTTTTGAACCTTTGTGTAATTTAAGTATCTTGAGTTTCAAAAAGAATCAGTTAAAAGGCTCATTCCCTTTTTCACTATGCAAAATCAAGAATCTTACTGATATTTCCTTGGCACACAATGAACTATCTGGTGCATTGCCGAATCTCACCGCGCTTTCGAGGCTACATGTATTGGATTTGATGGAAAATAGTTTTCATTCTCGGTTACCGCTGATGCCGAAATCGGTTGTCACGGTGTTGCTAAGTAAGAACTCATTTGCAGGTGAGATTCCTAGTCAGTTTGGTGAACTGAGTCAGCTTCAGAATCTCGATCTTTCCTCGAATCGTCTCAGCGGGGCTCCTCCGTCTTTGTTGTTTTCTTTGACTAACATTAGTTATTTGAATTTAGCAAACAATGTGCTAAGTGGTTCAATTCCGGAGAAACTAAATTGTGGAAGCAAGCTTGGTTTTGTGGATATTTCTAGCAACATGTTAAGTGGTTTACTTCCTTCTTGCTTGGAAAGTATATCTGATAGAAGAGTTGTTAGATTTGGTGGAAACTGTTTGTCTGTTAATTCTCAACCTCAGAATCAGAATCAGAAACATGGTTCTTATTGTGAGGAATCTAATTCAGGAAAGATGAAATTTTGGAGATGGGAAATTGATGCTGCAATTGCTATCATTGTTCTAGTTTTTCTTTTCTTGTTAGCTTTTGGAGTTTTCCTTTACAGGAAGTGTCATTCAACAGAGATTTATAGGCATGAGATGTTGCCAAAGATTGTTCAAGATAATAATTCAACAACAGGAGTTTCCTTTGAACTCCTTGTCAGTGCAA GATATATTTCTCAAAAAATGAATCTAGGGGCACAAACTACTACAACATGTAGACACTTTTCAATTGAAGAGTTGAAAGAAATCACAAGAAACTTTGATTTGTCAGCTTATATTGGTGAAGGATCCATAGGAAAG CTGTACAAAGGTAAACTGGAGAATGGATCTTATGTGATGATAAGATCATTGGCTCTGAGAAAGAAGTTGTCAATACAAAATCTCAAAGCTAGATTGGATTTACTCTCAAAGCTTCATCATCCGAATTTGGTTTGTCTTTTGGGTCATTGCATCGATGGTAGAGGAAAAGATGGTATTAGTCCCCAGAAACTTCACCTTGTATACGAGTATGTGCAAAATGGCGATTATCGTACACATTTGTTAG AATTTTCACCGAATAAGGCACTAAAATGGTCTGAGAGATTAGCAATCTTAATCGGAGTTGCCAAGGCGGTTCATTTTTTACATACTGGTATGAAACCAGGTTGTTTTAGAAACCAATTAAAGACAAACAATATTTTACTCGATGAACATCGCTTTCCCAAGCTAAGTGACTATGGTATGTCCATAATCACCGAAGAGATTGAAAACAATGAG GTAAAAGGAGAGAAACCAAAATTAGAGGATGATGTTTACAATTTTGGGTTTATATTGTTTGAATCACTTGCTGGACCAATTGCAAGTGAGAAAGGAGAAGCTTTTTTTCTTAATGAAAGG GCATCGTTTGACAGTCATGATGGTAGAAAAAGAATTGTAGATCCAGTAGTGTTGACAAGTTGCTGTCAAGAGTCTTTATCAATTGTAATATCCATCACAATCAAATGCATTTCTACACAATCCTTGTCTCGTCCTTCTTTTGAAGATGTTCTGTGGAATTTGCAATATGCAGCTCAAGTTCAAGCCTCAGCAGATGCAGAACATTCTATATCATAG